TCTCGCCCGGACGCCCGCGGCATGTATGATGGTCCGCGTCCAGGTCTATCTCGAGAGGTGCGCCCAGGTGGACAGAGATCCCGAGACCTATCCCGATCACCGGCCGCTCGGCTTCGTCGCGAACCCCTTCGCGGGGCAGGACGAGACGGAGGACCCCTACTGGGTCCAGCAACTCGTGCACGCGGAGGCGAACCGCCTCTTGCGGGTGGTGGACGCGGCCGCGGGCGCTCCGGACGCACGGCCCGTGCTGCTCGGGTTCCGCGACGACATCCCCGACTACTACCTCCGTGCCGCGCTGAACGAGTTCCTGTACGCCACGGCTCGCGACGAGCGGCTGAACGTGCTGGCGTTCAACGTCGGCATGGACATGATGCGCCTGGGCAGGATACGGGGGACCCTCACGGAGCTGGCGGAACTGCTAGCCGCCGCCGGCTTCGACCTGACGCTGGCGGCCTACGTCTCGGCGGCCCTGCGCGAGCCGGACGGGTCGCTGCCGGAGTATGCCGCCGTCGAGGAGCTCGGCTCCCTCGAGGAGCTGGCGGAGCGGTTCTCGTCCGAGCCCGCCGAGGCCGTGGCGGAGCACTTCGGCGGACTGGAGCCCGTCCGCAAGCCCGACGAGGAGGCGAACGTCGTACTGTACGAGACCTACCTGCGCAGCGTGGGCCTCGAGGCCGATCCCGAGGAAGCGGCCGACACCGATGAGGAGTCGGCGGCCTCCGCCGCGGGTCAGCGGCCGGAGCGCCGCGCGGAAGGGGAAGGGGAAGAGGGCGCCGGGGGCGAGCCCGCTCCTCGCCCGGTGGCGGAGTACGTGATCGCCCACCTGAAGGCGCACCTGTCACCGGTCGTGGCCAGGGCGGTTCGCGCCTACGTGTCGGACGGGTTCGCCGCCGTCGCGCAAGAGCTCAAGGTCACCAAGGCGCCCAAGAAGACGCTGGCCGCCGCGGCCCGGTTCGCGACCTTCCGCTGGCGGAAGCTGGTGGTCGTCTACGACAGGTTCGATCCGTGGCCGACGCTCGACGACGAGACCAAGGCGCTCGTCGTCGGCTCGCTGTCCGAGCTGCGGTGGGTGCTCGGGCCTCACGCGGTGTTCGCCATCTCGCTGCCGCACGGGCTGGCCCCGCAGATCGAGGAGCAGTTCGCGGGGGCGGAGCGCGTCGAATGGGACTTCGCCGGGATCGAGGAGATGCTCGCCGCACCGACCGTGCTCGATCCGGGCCTGGTGCGGCACTGGCTCGAGGCGGCGGCGTTGAACGACGACGCGGTCGCCGGGGCCGAACGGGACCTGTCCGCGATAGCCGAAGCCGCGGGCGGAGACCTGCTCAAGTTCGGGCGCGCGGCTCACGCCGCGTTCGACCACGCCGCGCGGCGCGCGGCCGCCTCCCTCGACGCGGGCGCGATCGAGCACGGTCTGTCCGCGGCCGACGCGCTCGGGACGGGATGACGGCAGATGGTTTGCTGTGACAGCGACGATCGGTCGTTGCCGCGCGGGCATCAGCCGAACCGGTAAGGGGCTTCTCCGGATGACCGGCATCACCAGGAACAAGCGCCTCCTCGTCCTCGCCGCCGCGGCAGCCGCCTTGGCCGCGGTCATCCTCGTGGCCAGCTCCCTCTCCTCACCCCAGGGCTCGGGGCCTCGCTCGTCGATGTCCTCTTCGGAGTCGCGCCCGGGCGCGGACCTGCGCGCCGCGCTGGACGCGGAGCGCGCCGGGGAGACGACCGAAGCCATCGCGTTGCTGCGACGCTTGCTCGAGGAGGATCCCTCCCACACGGAGGCCAGGCGCGCGCTGGCCCGCGTGGAGCGCACCGCCGCGCGACGCCCGCCGGCCGACCTGGGCCCGGGGACGGGTGGCGGCGGAGGTCCCGACGCGGAGCCGCCGGCCGGCGGCGGCCCGGGCACCGACCCGGGCGATCCGTCCGCCGAAGGGTACGACCGGCCCAGGGAGGACCTCGGCGAGATGTTGCCGGCGTCGGTGCAGGGGTACCGTTCGACGGGCGCCGAGAGCGGTCCCGCCGACGCGCAGGTCACCCTGGAGCCGCGACTCGGCACCGAGGTCTTCGGCAAGGTGACCGTCGCCTCGATGGTAGTGAGGGACATGGGGTCGCTCTCGGGCGCGGCGGCCTTCGTCGCGGGTACGGGCAAGGCGTACCCGAACGGCCTGAGCGACGTGAAGGTGGGCGTGCTCAACGGCAAGTCCGGCACGGACGGACGACGCCTCGTCTCCGTCAGCTTCGCCCGGGGCCGCTTCGCCTTCGAGGTCCTCCTCACGGCGACGTCCGGCGACCCGGTCTCGTACAAGGACGAGGCGGTGCGGCTCGCATCGCTGATCCCCGCCACGAAGTAGGCCCATCGACCACCAGGGGAGAGACATGACGTCCCGCAGACCGCTCACGTGGATCCTTGCAGCCGCCCTGTTCCTGGCCGTCCCCGCTCCCGGGTTCGCCGCGCCTCCGCCGGCCGCGTTCCAGCCGGTCGTCTCCGAGGGCTTCGAGGGCGCCTATCCCGAGCGCTTGTCCGTCGTGCCGATCCACCCCGACTCCCAGGACAGCTCGCCGACGAGCGCCTACTGGGGACCCGTCACGGC
The genomic region above belongs to Coriobacteriia bacterium and contains:
- a CDS encoding tetratricopeptide repeat protein, which gives rise to MTGITRNKRLLVLAAAAAALAAVILVASSLSSPQGSGPRSSMSSSESRPGADLRAALDAERAGETTEAIALLRRLLEEDPSHTEARRALARVERTAARRPPADLGPGTGGGGGPDAEPPAGGGPGTDPGDPSAEGYDRPREDLGEMLPASVQGYRSTGAESGPADAQVTLEPRLGTEVFGKVTVASMVVRDMGSLSGAAAFVAGTGKAYPNGLSDVKVGVLNGKSGTDGRRLVSVSFARGRFAFEVLLTATSGDPVSYKDEAVRLASLIPATK